The genomic window atggatatGGAGACGCTGGCCGACGACGCCGACACGGCGCTCGCCGGCGACAGCGGCGGCGAGGCCGAGCGCAACGAGGCAGCCGAGGCCGAGGCTGAGGCCGAGCGGTACGAggccgccgaggccgaggccgacatccTCCGCGACCGTTTCCGCCTCGCCGTCATCTGCATCGCCACCGCCGAAGGTAGCGTATCGTCCTCTCGCGCCTTCCTTCGTTCTTGTTGGGAGTTAAAGAGTCCGGTACAGTTTCTGTTCTCATCTTGAGATGCGGCGTCTGGAGCAGGAAAGAAGGCCGGGATGACGGTCGCCGACCCCGTTGTTGCCTGCATCGCCGATTTGGCGTTCAAGAGCGCAGGTCCTTCACCCAGAACCCTATCTTTGATTCATTGCAAGGTGCTATCTTATTCTGAACCTCTTGGGAGTACAATTTGTCACGGCCTGCTTGGGTTGCCAAGTTGACTGCTCCAATAAAATTAGTTTCTGTAGGAAATGCAGTACTGAAAGACTAGGGTGGTTCAGTTACATTATTCTCTCGATGGTTAGCAGTTAGCACGCGTTTAGTAGAATATGGTTGGTGCTGGAGAAAATATGAATGGTTAATTATGGATGCCTGCAACTTTTGATCTCCATCAGGCTTTGATTTTGTAAAGTttgtaaatttttgtgaagatAACCTGACAGGATAGCAATTCCTTACTCCTATTTCACAGCTGCAGCACCTGCCAGCTAGAGAGCAAAATACTGTAGAAAAAACAAAATAAGCCGCTGCAGCACTGAAGAAAAGACCAGCCGAACAGCTTGAGATATTCCATTGGGCTTTGATATGACAACCAAAGAGTTAGTAATCACAGCCTGTATGGTGTAAAGTTTGTCTTTCATGCTCTGAATTGAGACCTCACAAGTTTGTCTTGGCAGCTTGCGTACTGAAAGATTGTTTGTTCCCTACTTCTGGTCGAATTTTAAAACCTGGAATGtagttttgcttttttttttctctgcATAATTTGAGACTTATGACTGCATAATTTGGACTATTTCTTTGCTTCTACCCTTGTGTGTATTGTCAAGGGACAAAAGAACCTTCCCAAGATGTTTTTTCGTGACCGCACCgtagcacgtatttcattaagaggtaGTAGAAGTTCCAAACATAACAGCGCCTCACTGTCTATGGTAAACACCGGTTCCCAAGATGTATCAGGAATTGGACCCAAAATGCCCCAGATCCATTGCATTGTAGTTATTATTGTTTTTACATGTCACTTTTGTGTGGTCTATCAATGTCCGTTAAATGTGATACCTACTCGTGATGTAGACAGAAACACACCTGATTAATCATAAGACATGTACACACCTGATTTCCAAAGATTGACAGTTCACTGTTTACATGCCTCAGTAAGTTCAATTACATCAAAGCTCATTGAAGATTGTCCCATGTT from Miscanthus floridulus cultivar M001 chromosome 11, ASM1932011v1, whole genome shotgun sequence includes these protein-coding regions:
- the LOC136494178 gene encoding protein MHF1 homolog, which translates into the protein MAMDPDLNLDMDMDMDMETLADDADTALAGDSGGEAERNEAAEAEAEAERYEAAEAEADILRDRFRLAVICIATAEGKKAGMTVADPVVACIADLAFKSAEQLAKDAELFAQHAGRKSVRMDDVILTAHRNEHLMGMLRTFSQELKGKEPASERKRKKSSKKDERVIDV